The sequence TTCCCTTGGCGGCCTGGCGTTCTACCACTTCACGCCGTGGATCGCCCTCGTCGTCGTGCTCCTGATGCTGACGGTCGTCGCGAGCTACCGGCAGAACGTGCACGCCTACCCGAGCGGTGGCGGCGACTACGAGGTGGCGACGACCAACCTGGGCGACTCCGCCGGCCTCACGGTCGCGAGCGCCCTGCTGGTCGACTACGTGCTGACGGTGGCGGTGTCCGTCTCGGCCGGTGTCGCGAACCTGACCTCGGCGGTCACCAGCTTCGCGCCGCACCGGGTGCTGATCGCGGTCGTGCTGATCGTGCTGTTGACCATGATGAACCTGCGCGGGGTCCGTGAGTCCGGGACGGCGTTCTCGATCCCGACCTACGGCTTCATCCTCGGCGTCTTCGTAATGATCGCCATTGGTGTGGTGAAGATTCTGCTCGGCCACACGCCGCGGGCCGAGAGCGCTTCGTATCACGTCGCCGCGTCTGGTCACTACTCCGGTGTAGCACTTGCCTTCCTCGCGCTGCGAGCGTTCTCCTCCGGCTGTACGGCGCTCACCGGGGTCGAGGCAATCAGCAATGGCGTGCCGGCGTTCCGCAAGCCCAAGAGCAAGAACGCGGCGACCACGCTGCTCCTGATGGGTGTCATCGCGGCGCTGATGTTCGGCGGCGTCACGTTGCTCGCGATGGTCAGCCATGTGCGGGTCGCGTCGGACCCGAGCAAACTGATCGGCGCGCACGGCGACCAGCCGACCGTCATCGCCCAGGTCGCGGCGAGCGTGTTCGGGCACGGCTCGATCGGGTTCGTCTACATCGCCACCGTGACCGCGCTGATCCTCGTGCTGGCCGCGAACACCGCGTTCAACGGCTTCCCGGTGCTCGGGTCGATCCTCGCCCGCGACGGCTACCTGCCCCGCCAGCTGCACACCCGCGGCGACCGGCTGGCGTACTCCAACGGCATCCTGCTGCTGGCCGGCTTCGCCACCCTGCTGGTCGTCGTGTTCAAGGCGGAGACGACCCGGCTGATCCAGCTCTACATCGTCGGAGTGTTCGTCTCGTTCACCCTCAGCCAGACCGGCATGGTCCGCCACTGGCAGCGCATCCTGCGGTCCCAGCAGGGCGAGGCGGCCACCCAGCCGGGCCGCCGCGTCATCCGCCGCCGCCAGACGATCAACTTCTTCGGCGGCTGCATGACCGGCCTGGTGCTGATCCTGGTGCTGGCGACCAAGTTCGTGCACGGCGCCTTCATCGTCGTCATCGCGATGCCGTTGATCTTCATGCTGATGAAGTTCATCCGCCGCCACTACGACCGGGTCGCCACGGAGCTGCGGGCCGAGCCCGGCGCGCCGCTGCTGCCGTCCCGGGTGCACGCCGTCGTCCTGGTCAGCAAGATCCACAAGCCGGCCCTGCGCGCGCTCGCCTACGCCAAGGCGACCCGGCCGTTCAGCCTGGTCGCGCTGACCGCCGCGGTCGACCAGGCCGACGCCGAGCGGCTGCGCGACGAATGGCACGAGCGCGGCATCAGCATCGACCTCGTGACGCTGGCCTCGCCCTACCGGGAGATCAGCGGCCCGGTGCTCAAGTACGTCGCCGAGATCCGTCGGGAGAGCCCGCGCGACGTCGTGGCGGTCTTCCTGCCCGAGTACGTCGTCGGCCACTGGTGGGAGCACCTGCTGCACAACCAGAGCGCGTTGCGGCTCAAGGCCAGGCTGCTCTTCCAGCCGGGTGTCATGGTGACGAGCGTGCCCTGGCAGCTGGAGTCCTCGAACCGGGCCGGCGACCGGCCGGAGCGGGAAGGCGCCGGCGCGGTCCGCGGTGGCTGGGCCGGCCCGCGCAGCTCGGTGGCCGTGAGCGTCGGCCTGCCTGCCGGGCCGGCCGCGTCCGCGCCGACGCCCAACGGCCCCGCCGGCACCCCACCGCCCGTCGCCTCCGCCCCGCCGCCCGTCGCCTCTGGCCAGGGCGACGAGCCGAAGGGCTAGCCGGCAGTGGCCCACGACCCGGCCGGCCCCGGTGGCGGCAGGGCAGGCAGGCGGCACGCCCGCGCCGTCGCCTCCGCAGCCGAGCCCGAGAGGCTCGTCGAGCTCGAGGTGGGCCGGGTGGCCCACGGCGGGTCCTGCGTGGCACGGGCCGAAGGCCGGGTCGTGTTCGTCCGGCACGCGCTGCCCGGGGAGCGGGTGCGCGCCCGGGTCACCGACCGTTCGCATGACCGCTACTGGCGGGCCGACGCCGTCGAGATCCTGGAGCCCTCGCCCGACCGGGTGACGCCACCGTGCCCGCACGCCGGGCCGCGCCGCGCGGCGGGTGAAGCCGGCCCGGCGCCCCTGGGCGGCTGCGGCGGCTGCGACTGGCAGCACGCCACCCTGGTCGCCCAGCGCCACCTGAAGGCCCAGGTCGTCGCCGAGGCCCTGCGCCGCCAGGGCGGCCTGAGCGCCCACGTCGCCGGCGAAGACGAGAAGGACCAGACCGAGGCCGCCGGCCTCGCGATCGCCGTCGAGCCGCTGCCCGGGCTCGGGCTGGGCGACGGGCTCGGCTGGCGCACCCGGATGCGCTTCGCCGTCACGGCGGCGGGCGAGGTCGGCCTGCGGGCCCACCGCTCCCACGAGGTCCTGGCCACGCCCGACTGCCGGATCGCCCACCCGCTCGTCGTGGAGGCCGTCGCCGGGCGGCGCTTCGCGGACGCCGAGGCCGTCGAGGTCGCCGCGAGTGTCAGCTCGGGGCGGGCGCTCGCCCGGCCCACCGGCCGTGGGCCGGCCGCGAGCCCGCGGCCTGCGGCGGACGGGGCGGATCAGGACCTCGTCGAACGGGTGCGTGGCCGGGAGTTCCAGGTCGACGCTGGCGCCTTCTGGCAGGTGCACCCCGCGGCGGCGGGAACCCTCGTCGACGCGGTGCTGGCCGCCCTGGAGCCCCAGCCGGGGGAGCGCGCCCTGGACCTCTACTCCGGTGCCGGGCTGTTCGCCGCGTTCCTCGCCGAGCGCGTCGGCCCGGACGGCCAGGTGATCGCGCTGGAGTCCGATTCCGCCGCCGTCGCCTCGGCGGCGCGGAGCATGGCCGACCTGCCCTGGGTCTCCGTCCGCCCGGTCCGGGTCACCGCCAAGACCGTCCAGGGCGCTGTGGGCCTGGCGGGCAGGACCGGCCCGGGTGGCCTGGCGGGCAAAACCGGCCCGGGTGGACTGGCGGGCAGAACCGGCCCGGGTGGACTGGCGGGCGGAGCCGGAGCCGACGGTGGCCGCGCGATCGACGTGGCCGTGCTCGACCCGCCGCGCGCGGGTGCCGGCGTCGACGTGCTCACCGCGCTGCTGGGGCTGCGCCCGCGCGCCGTTGCCTACGTGGCCTGCGACCCGGTCGCGCTCGGCCGGGACCTCGCTGTCGCGGTGTCCTGCGGCTACCGGGTCAGCGACGTGCGCGCGTTCGACCTCTTCCCGATGACGGCCCACATCGAGTGCGTCGCCCGGCTCGTGCCGGCGAGCTGACCGGGACCGCCCGCTACCCCGTTTGGCTTCGAGGGGTAGTCGCTTGACCGACATGGCGTGGCGGCCGAACGGCGGTAGGTTCAGATGAGTACCGGCGCACCGACGAAAAGTCGCCGCGGCGGAGTGTGGATTCTACCGCCAGGGGTGTGAATTGACCCGCGAGCGTGTCGATCTCACATGTCGGGTGCCGGTCCCATGACCGTCATCTGGTCAGGCTAGGCTTTCCCGGACCCCGGGACCGAACCCCAGTCGGGGGAGGGAGTGCACGCCGTGACGTTGTTGTCGACGATCAACAGCCCACAGGACGTCAAACGCCTCGACCCCGAGGAGCTGCCCGCTCTGGCCGCGGAGATCCGTGATTTCCTGATCCACGCGGTTGCGCGCACAGGCGGCCACCTCGGTCCGAATTTGGGCGCGGTCGAGCTGACGTTGGCAATTCATCGGGTATTCGACTCGCCTTTTGACCGCATCCTCTGGGACACCGGTCATCAGTCCTATGTGCACAAGATGCTGACCGGACGCGTCGGCGCGTTCGACAAGCTGCGGCAGCGCGGCGGCATGTCCGGCTACCCGAGCCAGAGCGAGTCCGAGCACGACATCATCGAGAACTCGCACGCTTCGACAGCGCTCTCGTACGCCGACGGCCTCTCCCGCGCCTACGCCCTGCGCGGCGAGGACAGGCACGTCGTGGCCGTCGTCGGTGACGGTGCCCTGACCGGCGGCATGTGCTGGGAGGCGATCAACAACATCGCCGCCGGCGACCGCCGCGTCGTGATCATCGTGAACGACAACGGCCGCTCCTACGCGCCGACGATCGGCGGCCTCGCCGACCACCTGGCGGCGCTGCGGCTGGCGCCCGAGTACGAGCAGGTGCTCGACGTCGTCAAGCAGGTCCTCGGCCGCACCCCTCTGGTCGGGGCCCCGCTGTTCGACGCGCTGCACGGCATCAAGCGCGGCATCAAGGACGTCGTCCAGCCGCAGGGCATGTTCGAGGACCTCGGCCTGAAGTACGTCGGCCCGGTCGACGGGCACGACCCGGCCGCGATGGAGCAGGCGCTGCGCCGGGCGAAGGACTACCACCGCCCGGTCATCGTCCACGCCGTCACCCGCAAGGGCTTCGGCTACCCGGCCGCCGAGCAGGACGAGGCCGACCAGTTCCACTCGGTCGGCGTCATCGACCCGAAGACCGGGAAGTCGACGGCGGCGAAGAAGGGCCAGGCCTGGACGAGCGTCTTCTCCGACGAGATCGTCCGGATCGGCGCGGAGCGGCCCGACGTGGTCACGATGACCGCCGCGATGCTCCAGCCCGTCGGCCTGCACGCGTTCGCGAAGGCCTTCCCGGACCGGGTCTTCGACGTCGGCATCGCCGAGCAGCACGCCACCACCTCGGCGGCGGGCCTGGCGATGGGCGGCCTCAAGCCGGTCGTCTGCATCTACGCGACGTTCCTCAACCGGGCGTTCGACCAGGTGCTGATGGACGTCGCGCTGCACCGCCAGCCGGTCACGTTCGTCCTGGACCGCGCCGGGGTCACCGGCGAGGACGGGGCGTCGCACAACGGCATGTGGGACATGTCGATCATGCAGGTCGTTCCGGACCTCGCGATCGCGGCGCCGCGCGACGAGGTGACGCTGCGGGCCCTGCTGCGCGAGGCGGTCGCCGAGACCGAACGGCCC is a genomic window of Pseudofrankia inefficax containing:
- a CDS encoding APC family permease, whose amino-acid sequence is MALTDWLKRGFVGRPLDNSQLGETLLPKRVALPVFASDALSSVSYATEEILLVLSLGGLAFYHFTPWIALVVVLLMLTVVASYRQNVHAYPSGGGDYEVATTNLGDSAGLTVASALLVDYVLTVAVSVSAGVANLTSAVTSFAPHRVLIAVVLIVLLTMMNLRGVRESGTAFSIPTYGFILGVFVMIAIGVVKILLGHTPRAESASYHVAASGHYSGVALAFLALRAFSSGCTALTGVEAISNGVPAFRKPKSKNAATTLLLMGVIAALMFGGVTLLAMVSHVRVASDPSKLIGAHGDQPTVIAQVAASVFGHGSIGFVYIATVTALILVLAANTAFNGFPVLGSILARDGYLPRQLHTRGDRLAYSNGILLLAGFATLLVVVFKAETTRLIQLYIVGVFVSFTLSQTGMVRHWQRILRSQQGEAATQPGRRVIRRRQTINFFGGCMTGLVLILVLATKFVHGAFIVVIAMPLIFMLMKFIRRHYDRVATELRAEPGAPLLPSRVHAVVLVSKIHKPALRALAYAKATRPFSLVALTAAVDQADAERLRDEWHERGISIDLVTLASPYREISGPVLKYVAEIRRESPRDVVAVFLPEYVVGHWWEHLLHNQSALRLKARLLFQPGVMVTSVPWQLESSNRAGDRPEREGAGAVRGGWAGPRSSVAVSVGLPAGPAASAPTPNGPAGTPPPVASAPPPVASGQGDEPKG
- a CDS encoding class I SAM-dependent RNA methyltransferase, with the protein product MAHDPAGPGGGRAGRRHARAVASAAEPERLVELEVGRVAHGGSCVARAEGRVVFVRHALPGERVRARVTDRSHDRYWRADAVEILEPSPDRVTPPCPHAGPRRAAGEAGPAPLGGCGGCDWQHATLVAQRHLKAQVVAEALRRQGGLSAHVAGEDEKDQTEAAGLAIAVEPLPGLGLGDGLGWRTRMRFAVTAAGEVGLRAHRSHEVLATPDCRIAHPLVVEAVAGRRFADAEAVEVAASVSSGRALARPTGRGPAASPRPAADGADQDLVERVRGREFQVDAGAFWQVHPAAAGTLVDAVLAALEPQPGERALDLYSGAGLFAAFLAERVGPDGQVIALESDSAAVASAARSMADLPWVSVRPVRVTAKTVQGAVGLAGRTGPGGLAGKTGPGGLAGRTGPGGLAGGAGADGGRAIDVAVLDPPRAGAGVDVLTALLGLRPRAVAYVACDPVALGRDLAVAVSCGYRVSDVRAFDLFPMTAHIECVARLVPAS
- the dxs gene encoding 1-deoxy-D-xylulose-5-phosphate synthase, which gives rise to MTLLSTINSPQDVKRLDPEELPALAAEIRDFLIHAVARTGGHLGPNLGAVELTLAIHRVFDSPFDRILWDTGHQSYVHKMLTGRVGAFDKLRQRGGMSGYPSQSESEHDIIENSHASTALSYADGLSRAYALRGEDRHVVAVVGDGALTGGMCWEAINNIAAGDRRVVIIVNDNGRSYAPTIGGLADHLAALRLAPEYEQVLDVVKQVLGRTPLVGAPLFDALHGIKRGIKDVVQPQGMFEDLGLKYVGPVDGHDPAAMEQALRRAKDYHRPVIVHAVTRKGFGYPAAEQDEADQFHSVGVIDPKTGKSTAAKKGQAWTSVFSDEIVRIGAERPDVVTMTAAMLQPVGLHAFAKAFPDRVFDVGIAEQHATTSAAGLAMGGLKPVVCIYATFLNRAFDQVLMDVALHRQPVTFVLDRAGVTGEDGASHNGMWDMSIMQVVPDLAIAAPRDEVTLRALLREAVAETERPNVIRFPKGSVGAEIPAIDTVGPVDVLFREPAVARHREVLLVSIGAMGTTCLEVARRVASQGIGITVVDPRWVKPVPSEIVELARDHDLVVTVEDNGRVGGVGAAIAQALRDADVDVPLRDFGIAQRFLDQGKRDEVLAEVGLAPQDLARKVVEAVARRQPALAGDPGETVPAPATEPNAVRAAKASPRQRGASE